The following coding sequences lie in one Capnocytophaga stomatis genomic window:
- a CDS encoding PepSY-like domain-containing protein, with product MKKNILYIFALVAFLVSCGGSNDKVIGLNDIPNVGQSFINKHFSGLKVSQTVKDNDGSYDVRFTNGTEVDFDTQGNWTSVSAADGQVIADTSFIPDAITSYVAQNYPKNGINGIEKTITGYEVELVGLAQELTFDKNGNFTGLKK from the coding sequence ATGAAGAAAAACATATTATACATATTTGCTTTAGTGGCGTTTTTGGTTTCTTGTGGTGGAAGTAACGATAAAGTAATAGGTCTCAATGATATACCTAACGTAGGACAATCATTTATTAACAAACACTTCTCCGGACTTAAAGTTTCTCAAACTGTAAAAGACAATGACGGAAGCTATGACGTTCGTTTTACAAACGGAACGGAGGTTGATTTTGATACACAAGGAAATTGGACGAGTGTAAGTGCCGCTGACGGACAGGTTATTGCAGACACATCTTTTATTCCTGATGCAATCACTTCATATGTAGCTCAGAATTATCCCAAAAATGGTATCAACGGCATTGAAAAAACGATAACCGGCTACGAAGTGGAACTTGTAGGCTTGGCTCAAGAGCTAACTTTTGACAAAAACGGAAATTTCACCGGACTTAAAAAATAA
- the serS gene encoding serine--tRNA ligase, with amino-acid sequence MLQLTFVRENKEKVLSGLKKRNFKDLHIIDEVIDLDEKRRATQAELDGVLAESNVISKEIGELFKSGKASEANALKEKTIELKDKSKSLSDALSEISENLNELLYRIPNIPNELVPFGTSETDNEVVFQAGEIPNLDENALPHWELTKKYDIIDFELGVKITGAGFPVYKGKGAKLQRALITYFLDKNTEAGYQEFQVPHVVNEASGYGTGQLPDKEGQMYHVGLDDLYLIPTAEVPVTNFFRDVLLTENELPICCTAYTPCFRREAGSYGAHVRGLNRLHQFDKVEIVRVEHPENSYKALDAMVEHVKSILNELKLPYRILRLCGGDLGFTSALTYDFEVYSTAQQKWLEISSVSNFETFQANRLKLRYKDADGKNKLAHTLNGSSLALPRVLAGILENYQTEDGIAIPEVLQKYTGFDKIELEK; translated from the coding sequence ATGTTGCAACTTACTTTTGTTAGAGAAAATAAAGAAAAAGTTTTAAGCGGACTTAAAAAGCGAAATTTCAAAGATTTACATATCATTGATGAAGTTATTGATTTAGATGAGAAGCGAAGAGCCACACAAGCCGAATTGGATGGCGTTTTGGCAGAATCTAACGTTATTTCTAAGGAAATTGGAGAGTTGTTTAAATCAGGGAAAGCTTCCGAGGCTAATGCTTTGAAAGAGAAAACAATAGAATTAAAAGATAAATCCAAAAGTCTTTCCGATGCCTTGTCCGAAATTTCGGAAAACTTAAACGAACTGTTGTATCGTATCCCAAACATTCCCAACGAGTTAGTCCCGTTCGGAACTTCCGAAACCGATAACGAAGTAGTTTTTCAAGCTGGTGAAATCCCGAATTTGGACGAAAACGCACTTCCTCATTGGGAACTCACAAAAAAATACGATATCATTGATTTTGAGCTTGGTGTAAAAATTACGGGAGCTGGTTTTCCTGTTTACAAAGGCAAGGGAGCCAAGTTGCAGCGGGCATTAATCACCTATTTTTTAGATAAAAACACCGAAGCAGGCTATCAAGAATTTCAAGTGCCGCACGTGGTAAACGAAGCATCAGGCTACGGAACGGGGCAACTTCCTGATAAAGAAGGGCAAATGTATCACGTTGGGTTGGACGACCTCTATTTGATTCCTACCGCCGAAGTGCCTGTAACCAATTTTTTCAGAGATGTGTTACTTACTGAAAATGAGCTTCCTATCTGCTGCACGGCATACACGCCTTGTTTCCGCAGAGAAGCGGGAAGTTACGGGGCTCACGTTCGCGGGCTAAATCGCTTGCATCAGTTTGATAAAGTGGAAATTGTACGCGTGGAACACCCCGAAAACTCGTACAAAGCATTAGATGCAATGGTTGAGCACGTGAAATCTATTTTGAACGAGTTGAAGTTGCCGTATCGCATTTTGCGTCTGTGTGGCGGTGATTTGGGCTTCACTTCGGCATTGACTTACGATTTTGAAGTCTATTCCACGGCACAACAAAAATGGCTGGAAATCAGTTCAGTATCTAACTTTGAGACGTTCCAAGCTAACCGATTGAAATTGCGTTACAAAGATGCCGACGGAAAAAACAAATTGGCTCATACGCTTAACGGAAGTTCGTTGGCATTGCCCCGCGTTTTGGCAGGAATTTTAGAAAATTACCAAACCGAAGACGGCATCGCAATCCCCGAAGTATTACAAAAATACACCGGATTTGACAAAATCGAACTCGAAAAATAA
- a CDS encoding glutamine synthetase III family protein — protein MPNLRFNALKEVGSRKPVVITEKGKRSELFGKNVFNEEAMRRYMTTEAFESVMNSIHYGIKIDRKVADQVAAAMRDWAISKGATHYTHWFQPLTGTTAEKHDAFFEPVGRDKAIEKFGGGQLVQQESDASSFPNGGIRNTFEARGYTAWDPTSPPFIYGTTLCIPTIFISYTGEALDNKTPLLKAMAAIDQAATEVAKYFDKNVTKVTPTLGWEQEYFLVDKALANTRPDLILAGRTLLGQQAAKGQQLDDHYFGSIPDRVLSYMRDLEHECLLLGIPAKTRHNEVAPNQFELAPIFEEANLAVDQNSLLMDVMNKVAERHDFVVLFHEKPFAGVNGSGKHNNWSLATDTGVNLLAPGKTPTKNLQFLTFFICTIKAVCDYEELLRASVASASNDHRLGANEAPPAIVSVFIGEQLTKVLDELEDVSTGKLSPEEKTDLKLNVVGKIPDLFLDNTDRNRTSSFAFTGNKFEFRAVGSKANCGKPMAIINTIVAKQLIEFKKEVDYLIENKGLKKDEAIFNALREYIKQSKKIRFEGDGYSEAWEKEAAKRGLSNNKTTPEALKANISEKAIALFEEMKVMTRVEIEARYEIELEEYTKNIQIEGRLIGDIARNHVVPTAVRYQNTLIENVKGLKEIFGSDYQGVADEQIELIKRISNHIKMIHTKVDAMIEARKQANKLTTAEEKANAYCNKVKPYFDEIRYHCDKLETMVDDELWTLTKYRELLFTN, from the coding sequence ATGCCTAATTTAAGATTTAACGCTTTAAAAGAAGTCGGTTCAAGGAAACCGGTAGTAATAACAGAAAAAGGAAAACGTTCCGAACTTTTCGGAAAAAATGTATTCAACGAAGAGGCTATGCGTAGGTATATGACCACCGAAGCCTTTGAAAGTGTAATGAACTCAATTCATTACGGAATAAAAATTGACCGCAAAGTAGCCGATCAAGTAGCTGCTGCAATGCGTGATTGGGCAATTTCAAAAGGAGCAACACATTACACGCATTGGTTTCAGCCTTTAACAGGAACAACTGCCGAAAAGCACGATGCTTTTTTTGAGCCTGTGGGAAGAGATAAAGCCATTGAAAAGTTTGGTGGTGGGCAATTGGTTCAGCAAGAATCGGACGCATCGAGTTTCCCGAATGGAGGAATCCGAAACACTTTTGAGGCTCGTGGTTATACTGCTTGGGACCCAACCTCCCCACCTTTCATTTACGGAACAACTCTCTGTATTCCAACGATTTTCATTTCATACACAGGAGAAGCACTTGACAATAAAACTCCTCTACTGAAAGCGATGGCAGCCATTGACCAAGCCGCCACAGAAGTTGCAAAATATTTCGACAAAAATGTAACGAAAGTCACTCCTACTTTAGGTTGGGAGCAGGAATATTTTTTGGTAGATAAAGCCTTAGCAAACACACGCCCTGACCTTATACTTGCAGGACGCACACTTTTAGGACAACAAGCAGCCAAAGGGCAACAGTTGGATGACCATTACTTCGGTTCAATTCCTGACCGAGTATTGAGCTATATGCGTGATTTAGAGCACGAATGCTTACTTTTGGGAATTCCTGCAAAAACAAGACATAACGAAGTTGCTCCCAATCAGTTTGAATTAGCTCCTATCTTTGAAGAAGCTAACTTGGCTGTTGACCAAAATTCATTATTGATGGATGTTATGAACAAAGTTGCTGAACGTCACGATTTTGTAGTTCTTTTCCACGAAAAACCTTTCGCCGGCGTGAATGGTTCGGGCAAGCACAATAACTGGTCTTTAGCCACTGACACGGGTGTAAATTTGCTTGCTCCAGGAAAAACTCCAACAAAAAATCTACAATTCTTAACTTTTTTCATCTGTACGATAAAAGCCGTTTGTGATTATGAGGAACTGCTCAGAGCTTCAGTGGCTTCGGCAAGTAACGACCATCGTTTGGGAGCAAACGAAGCTCCTCCGGCTATCGTTTCCGTGTTTATCGGTGAACAACTAACCAAAGTTTTAGACGAATTGGAAGATGTTTCCACAGGAAAACTTTCTCCGGAGGAAAAAACAGACCTAAAACTCAACGTTGTAGGAAAAATTCCTGATTTATTTTTGGATAATACCGACAGAAACCGAACTTCATCATTCGCCTTTACAGGAAATAAATTCGAGTTTCGTGCCGTGGGCTCAAAAGCAAATTGCGGAAAACCGATGGCTATCATCAACACAATTGTTGCCAAACAGCTTATCGAATTCAAAAAAGAAGTAGATTATTTAATTGAAAATAAAGGACTTAAAAAAGACGAAGCGATTTTCAATGCGTTGCGTGAATATATCAAACAATCGAAAAAAATTCGTTTTGAAGGAGACGGATACAGCGAGGCTTGGGAAAAAGAGGCTGCAAAAAGAGGACTGAGCAACAACAAAACAACTCCTGAAGCACTTAAAGCAAATATTTCGGAAAAAGCCATCGCCCTATTTGAAGAAATGAAAGTGATGACCCGAGTTGAAATAGAAGCTCGATATGAAATTGAATTGGAAGAATACACGAAAAATATCCAAATCGAAGGCAGATTAATAGGAGATATTGCTCGAAATCATGTAGTTCCGACCGCTGTGAGATATCAAAACACGCTTATTGAAAATGTAAAAGGATTGAAAGAAATCTTCGGAAGTGATTATCAAGGAGTTGCTGATGAACAAATAGAGTTAATCAAACGCATTTCAAATCATATCAAAATGATTCACACCAAAGTAGATGCAATGATTGAAGCCCGAAAACAAGCAAACAAATTAACAACTGCGGAAGAAAAGGCTAATGCTTATTGTAATAAAGTAAAACCTTATTTTGACGAAATTCGCTATCACTGTGACAAATTGGAAACAATGGTGGATGACGAACTTTGGACATTAACAAAATATCGTGAGTTGTTATTCACGAACTAA
- a CDS encoding PepSY-like domain-containing protein, whose product MRKLFSKLAIVALATSLMAFSCDKDDLIPYNNLPVAAQSFVSKHFSNADVIRTEKESNGAYSVDLSNGVEIDFDANGNWTKVDARDGQDLSILVTSMEFIPQSIVNHVTKTYPNNAINSIEKKRTGYEVDLVGIKDDVYFDVNGQPIGAGNNNGGNGNAGTGNATIIGTVPQVVQTNANSFLKAYFPSTAVVKIEVESNKVDYDLADGTDIDFDLKGNWINVDARDGQALSNTAFIPQSILNHLRTAYPNNAINGIEKTVTGYEVELVGIKNDIHFNANGQPIGAGNNNGGNGNAGTGNTTIVGTVPQIVQTSANNFLAAYFPSVAVKKIEVESNKVEYDLVNGVDIDFDFNGNWINVDAPDRQSIPTGFIPAAIVRYVQTYYSRHAFNSIEKKANSYEVELVGFKKDLIFDLNGNFIRLD is encoded by the coding sequence ATGAGAAAACTTTTTTCAAAATTGGCTATCGTTGCTCTTGCGACGTCCTTAATGGCTTTTTCTTGCGACAAGGATGATTTGATTCCTTACAATAACTTGCCAGTTGCAGCACAGTCATTCGTAAGCAAGCATTTCAGTAATGCTGATGTTATCAGAACTGAAAAAGAGAGCAATGGAGCGTACTCTGTTGATTTATCGAACGGAGTGGAAATTGACTTCGATGCGAATGGAAATTGGACTAAAGTTGATGCACGTGACGGACAGGATTTGTCCATTTTGGTCACTTCAATGGAGTTCATCCCTCAAAGCATCGTTAACCACGTAACAAAAACTTATCCTAACAATGCCATCAACAGCATTGAGAAAAAGAGAACAGGTTACGAGGTAGACCTTGTAGGAATCAAGGATGATGTCTATTTTGATGTTAACGGACAACCTATCGGAGCAGGTAACAACAACGGAGGAAACGGAAATGCAGGAACAGGTAACGCCACTATTATAGGAACAGTTCCGCAAGTAGTTCAAACAAATGCCAACAGCTTCCTAAAGGCTTACTTCCCTTCAACAGCCGTTGTCAAAATCGAAGTAGAATCAAATAAGGTAGATTATGATTTGGCTGATGGTACTGACATTGATTTTGATTTAAAAGGTAATTGGATAAACGTTGATGCTCGTGACGGACAAGCTTTGTCAAACACAGCTTTTATTCCGCAAAGTATTCTTAATCACTTAAGAACAGCGTATCCTAACAACGCCATCAACGGAATTGAAAAAACTGTTACAGGTTATGAAGTAGAGCTTGTAGGAATCAAAAATGATATCCATTTTAACGCTAACGGGCAACCTATCGGGGCAGGTAATAACAACGGAGGAAACGGAAATGCTGGCACAGGTAACACTACTATTGTAGGAACAGTTCCACAAATAGTTCAAACAAGTGCTAATAACTTCTTGGCTGCTTATTTCCCTTCGGTTGCTGTTAAAAAAATTGAAGTAGAATCCAACAAAGTAGAGTATGACTTGGTTAATGGCGTTGATATTGACTTTGACTTTAACGGTAACTGGATAAATGTTGATGCTCCTGACAGACAATCCATTCCAACAGGATTCATTCCTGCTGCAATAGTAAGGTATGTGCAAACATACTACTCAAGACACGCTTTTAACAGCATTGAGAAGAAAGCTAATTCTTACGAAGTAGAGCTTGTAGGATTCAAAAAAGATTTAATTTTTGATTTGAACGGTAACTTCATCAGATTAGACTAA
- a CDS encoding DUF4268 domain-containing protein gives MYSKAEAKKLREDFWISFGKSFPRKWVLYNTKIKDFSFKFYFDTKKAIVSLDIEDNILSNRILYYEKLISLKSILLEEYLPDAIFEDCYFLDNKKEISRIYVQKENVNIHNKDTWRETMEFLYEKMSKFEEFWYEYEDVIKENF, from the coding sequence ATGTACAGCAAAGCAGAAGCAAAAAAATTGCGTGAGGATTTCTGGATTTCTTTTGGTAAATCTTTCCCTCGCAAGTGGGTGCTATACAACACTAAAATAAAAGATTTTAGTTTTAAGTTCTATTTTGACACAAAAAAGGCTATCGTATCTTTAGACATTGAAGACAACATACTAAGTAACAGAATATTATATTACGAAAAACTAATTTCTTTAAAAAGTATCCTTCTTGAGGAATATCTGCCGGATGCCATATTTGAGGATTGCTATTTTTTAGATAACAAGAAGGAAATCAGCCGTATTTACGTCCAAAAAGAAAACGTAAACATTCACAATAAAGACACTTGGCGAGAAACGATGGAATTCCTGTATGAGAAAATGTCCAAGTTTGAAGAATTTTGGTATGAATACGAAGATGTCATAAAAGAAAATTTTTAA
- the tyrS gene encoding tyrosine--tRNA ligase, translating to MKNFVEELRWRGMIQDIMPETEQHLLEGIRSAYVGIDPTADSLHIGHLVGVMILRHFQNCGHKPYALVGGATGMIGDPSGKSVERNLLTEEVLAHNIEGIKKQLAKFLDFESKEPNKAELVNNYDWMKNFSFLSFIRDIGKHITVNYMMAKDSVKKRFDPNENTDGMSFTEFSYQLIQGYDFLHLFREKNCTLQMGGSDQWGNITTGTELIRRIASGKAYAMTCPLITKADGTKFGKSEGGNIWLDPEKTSPYKFYQYWINTSDEDAERYIKIFTMLSKEEIESLTAEHKQAPHLRVLQSKLAEEITVLVHGKEELEKAIQASKILFGNSTSDDLKKLDEQTFLDVFDGVPQAELSRADIENGLDMIAILSAKTEFIKSNSEARRALKENSISINKEKVSEDYVVTEKDLINNQFVLLQRGKKNYFVVRIK from the coding sequence ATGAAAAACTTTGTAGAAGAACTTCGTTGGAGAGGAATGATTCAGGATATAATGCCTGAAACAGAGCAACATTTATTGGAAGGAATTCGTTCAGCGTATGTTGGGATTGACCCCACAGCCGATTCATTACATATTGGACATTTGGTGGGAGTGATGATTCTCAGGCATTTCCAAAACTGTGGGCATAAACCTTATGCTTTGGTTGGAGGAGCCACAGGAATGATAGGTGATCCTTCGGGAAAGTCGGTTGAAAGAAATTTACTTACGGAAGAAGTCTTGGCTCACAACATCGAAGGAATCAAAAAGCAATTAGCTAAATTCTTGGATTTTGAAAGTAAAGAACCTAATAAAGCAGAACTTGTGAACAATTACGATTGGATGAAAAACTTCTCGTTTTTGTCCTTCATTCGTGATATTGGGAAGCACATCACCGTGAATTATATGATGGCAAAAGATTCTGTAAAAAAGCGTTTCGACCCGAATGAAAACACGGACGGAATGTCATTCACTGAATTTTCATACCAATTGATTCAAGGATATGACTTTTTGCATCTTTTCCGAGAGAAAAACTGTACGCTTCAAATGGGAGGTTCTGACCAATGGGGAAATATCACCACAGGAACCGAACTGATTAGAAGAATTGCCAGTGGAAAAGCCTATGCAATGACTTGTCCGCTTATCACAAAGGCAGACGGAACGAAATTCGGAAAATCCGAAGGCGGAAATATTTGGCTCGACCCAGAGAAAACATCGCCGTATAAGTTTTATCAGTATTGGATAAATACTTCCGATGAGGACGCCGAGCGATATATTAAAATCTTTACGATGCTTTCCAAAGAAGAAATTGAAAGTTTGACCGCAGAACATAAACAAGCTCCTCACTTGCGTGTGTTGCAAAGTAAACTCGCTGAGGAGATTACAGTTTTAGTTCACGGAAAAGAAGAATTGGAAAAGGCAATTCAGGCATCGAAAATTTTGTTCGGAAATTCAACATCAGATGATTTGAAAAAGTTGGATGAGCAAACTTTTCTTGATGTTTTCGACGGTGTTCCGCAAGCTGAGCTTTCTCGTGCAGATATCGAAAACGGGCTGGATATGATAGCTATACTTTCTGCCAAAACCGAATTTATTAAAAGTAATTCCGAGGCTCGTAGGGCACTGAAGGAAAATTCCATTTCAATAAACAAAGAAAAAGTATCAGAGGATTACGTAGTTACAGAAAAAGATTTGATAAACAATCAGTTTGTTTTGCTTCAAAGAGGTAAGAAAAATTATTTTGTAGTCAGAATAAAATAA
- the ruvX gene encoding Holliday junction resolvase RuvX: MSRILAIDYGSKRCGIAVTDPMRIIASGLTTVATTELIAFLKKYVSEENVTEIVVGQPKRMNNESSDIETEIQKKIELLEKEFPEIVIVREDERFTSKMAFQSMIDSGLKKKQRQNKALIDEISATLILQNYMSRK; this comes from the coding sequence ATGTCTCGAATTTTAGCGATAGATTATGGAAGTAAGCGTTGCGGTATCGCTGTGACAGACCCGATGCGTATTATTGCCTCAGGACTGACTACGGTTGCAACAACGGAATTAATTGCCTTTCTGAAGAAATATGTTTCCGAAGAAAATGTGACAGAAATAGTTGTGGGGCAACCCAAACGAATGAATAACGAATCTTCTGATATTGAGACGGAAATTCAAAAAAAAATAGAACTTCTTGAGAAAGAATTTCCTGAAATAGTAATCGTTCGTGAAGATGAGCGATTTACTTCTAAAATGGCATTTCAGTCAATGATTGATAGCGGATTGAAAAAAAAACAACGCCAAAATAAAGCCCTAATCGACGAAATTAGTGCAACTTTGATTTTACAAAATTATATGAGTAGAAAGTAG
- a CDS encoding OFA family MFS transporter: protein MSNSWKTAIIGTLIHLFLGTVYAWSFFQVPIMENTSWNNTETTMAFSLTILTLGITASWAGRKLGIYGPQKLTIAGGILFGLGYILASYALESVNLWLFYLCFGLIGGCGLGLAYVTPVAVVSRWFKKNQGLATGMVVMGFGLGAFMMSKILAPLFFELTEQNVALSFRYSGILFLAVIPLLGMLLKFPPQAEVACAKKEISESKSSSKKTILIWLIFTLNIIVGMIFLSFQSPLLQELIQKEGQVDKEYLMQVGATLIAVSAFFNGIGRLVWASLSDKIGRINTFKMLIGLEIGCFILLIFTQNVILFSVLVCLVLLCYGGGFGILPSLVKDEFGEAKMSKMYGKMLTGWGVGGLVGTLTTAFLKDTFNENAGVYVFVTGLAVSVIAFLLSFLIKSKK, encoded by the coding sequence ATGTCAAATTCTTGGAAAACAGCGATTATCGGCACATTAATCCATTTGTTTTTGGGTACGGTTTATGCTTGGAGTTTTTTTCAAGTTCCAATAATGGAAAACACAAGTTGGAACAATACCGAAACCACAATGGCATTTAGCTTAACAATTTTAACATTGGGAATTACTGCATCGTGGGCAGGACGAAAATTAGGAATTTACGGACCACAGAAATTAACAATCGCAGGAGGAATTTTATTTGGATTGGGATATATTTTAGCTTCATATGCTTTGGAAAGTGTGAATTTATGGCTGTTTTATCTCTGTTTCGGGCTGATAGGAGGATGTGGCTTGGGGCTTGCGTACGTAACTCCGGTTGCTGTAGTTAGCCGATGGTTCAAGAAAAATCAGGGATTAGCGACAGGAATGGTGGTAATGGGCTTCGGTTTGGGAGCTTTTATGATGTCCAAAATATTGGCTCCGCTTTTTTTTGAACTGACAGAGCAAAATGTAGCTTTGAGCTTCCGATATTCAGGGATTTTGTTTCTGGCAGTGATTCCTTTGCTGGGAATGCTTTTAAAATTTCCTCCTCAAGCTGAAGTGGCTTGTGCAAAGAAAGAAATTTCTGAATCAAAAAGTTCAAGCAAAAAAACAATTCTGATATGGTTGATTTTTACATTGAATATTATTGTAGGAATGATTTTTTTATCTTTTCAATCACCTCTTCTTCAAGAACTTATTCAGAAAGAAGGACAAGTTGATAAAGAATATTTAATGCAAGTGGGTGCAACATTAATTGCTGTAAGTGCATTTTTCAACGGAATTGGGCGTCTTGTTTGGGCGAGTTTGTCAGATAAAATTGGGCGTATCAATACTTTCAAAATGCTTATCGGGCTTGAAATAGGATGTTTCATTTTGCTGATTTTTACCCAGAATGTAATTCTTTTTTCCGTGTTGGTTTGCTTGGTGCTTCTCTGTTACGGTGGAGGTTTTGGTATATTACCTTCTCTTGTTAAAGATGAATTTGGAGAAGCTAAAATGTCCAAAATGTACGGAAAAATGCTGACGGGTTGGGGAGTTGGAGGTTTGGTAGGAACGCTGACCACTGCTTTTTTGAAAGATACATTCAATGAAAATGCGGGTGTTTACGTGTTTGTTACAGGGCTTGCAGTTTCGGTTATAGCTTTTTTGTTGAGTTTTTTGATAAAATCAAAGAAATAA
- the argS gene encoding arginine--tRNA ligase — MQNLQEILKQHTQKAVEHLFGIQFENVELQQTKKEFEGDITIVIFPMLRQIKGNPEQIGQQIGAFLQENVSEVSGFNVIKGFLNLVISDSYYIDFLKSIENENNFGLATPNSKKTIMVEYSSPNTNKPLHLGHIRNNLLGYSVAEILKAAGHKVYKTQIINDRGIHICKSMIAWQRFGNGETPENSGLKGDKLVGNYYVAFDKAYKSEIEQLISEGKTKEEAEKQAPIFLEAQEMLRKWEAGDEQVISLWKEMNQWVYDGFSTTYKNLGVDFDSYYYESDTYLLGKDIIEEGLRKGVFFKKEDGSVWCDLTADGLDEKLVLRSDGTSVYITQDIGTATQRVKDFPDVKGMVYTVGNEQDYHFKVLFLILKKLGFDWAENLYHLSYGMVDLPSGKMKSREGTVVDADDLIAEMEQTAEEISQELGKLDGYDENQKKELYHTIGLGALKYYILKVDPKKRILFDPKESIDFQGNTGPFVQYTYARIKSILRKYNEIGVSKSNNESILELHPKEKTLLKNMELFPEVVQNAADLYSPAVIANYVYDLVKDFNSFYQNVSILGEENVAKREFRVSLCKKISEIIASAFAMLGIQVPERM, encoded by the coding sequence ATGCAGAATTTACAAGAAATACTAAAACAACATACACAAAAGGCAGTTGAGCATCTTTTTGGCATTCAGTTTGAAAACGTTGAATTACAGCAAACTAAAAAGGAATTTGAAGGCGATATTACGATTGTAATTTTCCCGATGTTGCGTCAGATTAAGGGAAATCCCGAACAAATTGGGCAACAAATCGGAGCTTTTTTGCAAGAAAACGTATCTGAAGTAAGCGGATTCAATGTGATTAAAGGATTTTTGAATTTGGTAATTTCTGATTCTTATTATATTGATTTTCTGAAAAGTATAGAAAACGAAAATAATTTTGGTTTGGCGACGCCCAATTCCAAAAAGACCATAATGGTTGAATATTCTTCGCCAAACACCAACAAACCGCTGCATTTGGGGCATATCCGCAATAATTTATTAGGATATTCGGTAGCAGAAATTTTAAAAGCAGCCGGACATAAAGTGTATAAAACTCAGATTATCAACGACAGAGGGATACACATCTGCAAATCAATGATTGCTTGGCAACGTTTTGGAAATGGCGAAACACCTGAAAATTCGGGGCTTAAAGGCGATAAACTTGTCGGGAATTATTATGTAGCTTTCGATAAGGCGTATAAATCTGAAATTGAACAACTTATCTCCGAAGGAAAAACTAAAGAAGAAGCTGAAAAACAAGCACCTATATTTTTAGAAGCACAAGAAATGCTCAGAAAATGGGAAGCTGGCGATGAGCAAGTTATTTCGCTTTGGAAAGAAATGAATCAATGGGTTTACGACGGATTTTCAACCACTTACAAAAATTTAGGCGTTGATTTTGATTCGTATTATTACGAAAGCGACACATATTTATTAGGGAAAGACATCATTGAAGAAGGCTTACGAAAAGGCGTTTTCTTCAAGAAAGAAGACGGTTCGGTTTGGTGCGATTTAACCGCCGATGGTTTGGACGAGAAATTAGTCCTCCGCTCCGACGGAACTTCCGTGTACATCACCCAAGATATTGGTACGGCAACTCAGCGTGTAAAAGATTTTCCAGATGTAAAAGGAATGGTTTATACCGTTGGAAATGAGCAAGATTACCATTTTAAAGTTCTGTTTTTAATTCTAAAAAAATTAGGCTTTGATTGGGCTGAAAATCTGTATCATTTGAGTTACGGAATGGTGGATTTGCCGAGCGGAAAAATGAAAAGCCGTGAAGGAACAGTGGTAGATGCCGACGATTTAATTGCTGAAATGGAGCAAACTGCTGAGGAAATTTCGCAAGAATTAGGGAAATTGGACGGATACGATGAAAATCAGAAAAAGGAACTGTACCACACCATCGGTTTGGGGGCTTTGAAATACTACATTCTGAAGGTTGATCCGAAAAAACGCATTCTTTTTGACCCGAAAGAATCCATTGATTTTCAAGGAAACACAGGTCCTTTTGTTCAGTACACTTATGCCCGAATAAAGTCTATCTTGCGGAAATACAACGAAATAGGAGTTTCAAAATCAAATAATGAATCGATTTTAGAGTTACATCCGAAGGAGAAAACTTTGCTCAAAAATATGGAGCTTTTCCCCGAAGTGGTGCAAAACGCAGCAGATTTGTACAGCCCTGCGGTCATTGCCAACTACGTATATGATTTGGTGAAAGACTTTAATTCATTTTACCAGAATGTATCCATTTTAGGAGAAGAAAATGTGGCAAAAAGAGAATTTCGGGTATCGCTTTGTAAAAAAATAAGCGAAATTATTGCATCGGCTTTCGCTATGTTAGGAATACAAGTTCCTGAAAGAATGTAA
- a CDS encoding PepSY-like domain-containing protein, producing the protein MKTFKKIGTLLVALFSVTFASAQDDRFISFNQLPAKAQSFIKEYFSEGDIASVWVDTDYLVKKEYTVVFNDGSEVEFYSNGDWEEVKSRTNEVPARIIPAGIAQHVQKNFPNTFVKEIKKRKYGYEVELSNGLDLDFNRAGKFLRIDD; encoded by the coding sequence ATGAAAACATTCAAAAAAATCGGAACATTATTAGTAGCTTTATTTAGTGTAACTTTTGCTTCTGCACAAGATGATAGATTCATTTCCTTCAACCAATTACCTGCAAAAGCACAATCTTTTATCAAGGAATATTTTTCAGAAGGAGATATCGCCTCTGTTTGGGTAGATACAGATTATTTAGTTAAAAAAGAATACACAGTTGTTTTCAATGACGGTTCGGAAGTGGAATTTTATTCAAACGGAGATTGGGAAGAAGTTAAATCAAGAACAAATGAGGTTCCTGCCAGAATTATCCCTGCCGGAATAGCTCAACACGTACAGAAAAATTTTCCAAATACCTTCGTAAAGGAAATAAAAAAACGTAAGTACGGATACGAAGTAGAACTTTCTAACGGGCTTGATTTAGATTTCAACCGCGCCGGAAAATTTTTAAGAATTGATGATTAA